CTTTTGAAGAAATTTATGAAAATGTCAACCTCGGCTAATTTGAAAGTCAATAACTATTCCAGATCCGCGATCGCTTGTTGATGATGGTAGCGATCGCGCAAGTCAGCATTAAGTAAACTTTCCTTTACACAATTACCCTAGCTATGAGGATTTGACTTTTTACTTGTATAGGAGATTACCTGCCATAGTATGATGCTGTCAGCCCATAGCCAACGATTCCGTACAGTCATCACTATGCGTATCGCCATATTTACCGAGACATTTTTGCCAAAAATTGATGGCATCGTTACTCGCCTCAAATATACCGTCGAATATCTGGTCAAGCTCGGTAACCAAGTATTGGTGTTTTCGCCCGATGGTGGACTTAAAGAATACTGTGGCGCAAAGATTTATGGCGTATCAGCCTTTGACTTCCCGCTATATCCAGAACTAAAAGTAGCTCTCCCACGTCCTTCGATTGGCTATGCGCTAGAGGAGTTCAAACCCGATATTATTCATATTGTAAATCCTGCTATTTTGGGCATGGCAGGTTTATATTATGCCAAATCGATGAATTACCCGCTTATGGCTTCCTATCACACGCATTTACCCCAGTATTTGCAGCATTACGGATTGGGGTTTCTTGAGGGCGTGATGTGGGAATTGGTCAAAAATACTCACAATCAAGCAGCACTGAATCTTTGTACTTCGACAGTGATGATCGATGAATTGCGATCGCATGGTGTCGAGAGGCTTGATCTTTGGCAGCGCGGTGTTGATACCGTGCAGTTTCATCCGAGATTTAAAAGCGCGGAAATGCGATCGCGCCTCACCCAAGGGCATCCAGAAGAAGTTTTATTCCTGTATGTTGGTAGACTCTCCGCCGAGAAAGAGATTCAGCAAATTTTGCCAGTACTAGAAGCGATCCCCAATAGTCGTCTTGCTTTAGTGGGAAATGGCCCCTATCGGCAAGAACTGGAGAAGATTTTTGCGGATACTAAAACTAATTTTGTGGGCTATTTACGTGGGGATGATCTTGCCGCAGCTTTTGCCTCAAGTGACGCTTTTTTATTCCCATCGCGCACTGAGACTCTGGGCTTAGTTCTGCTCGAAGCAATGGCGGCTGGTTGTCCAGTTGTTGCCGCAAATTCAGGGGGAATTCCTGACATTGTCACCAATGGCATTAATGGATATTTATTTGAGCCTAATGACAGCAATGGCTTGACCTTAGCAACTCAAAATCTTTTGCAAAATCGTAATGAATATATGTGCATCGAAGCCCGTTTAGAAGCTGAAAAGTGGGGGTGGGATGCTGCCACGCGACAATTGCAAAATTATTATGAACAGACAATAGAGGCTTGTAAACCTGTTTTAAGTGTTTAAATACGCAAGAGTGCGCCCAACAGGGGCGCACTCTAAAAATGAACCCAAAAATTGTTACAGCGAGCATAGCCGCTGCAACAATTTTGGGGTTCATTTTTAAAGAAGTATTGCGATCGCGCTCTCAAGCGGTATTCCTTCACAGTACAATGGCGATCGCTATCATTCTGTCGTAAGCATAAATACTCTTTTGATTTCCCTTGAATCTGTCACCGAAATTTATAATAAGCCCTTGCTGTCTCTAGTTTTTGAGGCGCAATCAGTACATCGGCAATATCATCAAACTGATGCTGTACAGATGTGCACTCTATCAAATATCAAATCAGGTCGTTGTCCTGAAGATTGTAAATATTGCCCTCAAAGTGCTCGCTATCCGACAGGAGTAGAGGCTTATCCCCTTTTGCCACTAGATGAAGTGATTAGCCAAGCAAAAGAGGCAAAACAGCATGGGGCAACTCGTTTTTGCATGGGAGCTGCGTGGCGCAATGCACCTGATGGGGAGGAGTTTGAGCGGGTTTTGCAAATGGTCGAAGCCGTAGCAGGGATGGAAATGGAAGCCTGTGTAACGATGGGAATGTTGCGCCCAGATCAAGCTCAGCGCTTAGCCAAAGCAGGCTTGACAGCCTATAACCATAACCTCGATACTTCCGAAAGTTTCTATCCCGAAATTATCACGACACGTACCTATCGCGATCGCCTCGAAACGATTCAGCATGTCTCCGAAGCGGGTATTCAAGTTTGTTGTGGCGGCATCGTCGGCATGGGTGAGACTGACAGCGATCGCATCGATCTTTTGCATACATTAGCAAACCTTAATCCACAGCCTGAGTCAGTACCAATTAATGCATTATCTCCCGTTGCAGGAACTCCATTTGGGGATCTTGATGCGATCGATCCTTTGGTTTTAGTGCGGATGGTCGCAACCGCGAGAATCCTGATGCCCAAAGCAGTTGTGCGACTTTCCGCAGGACGCGATCGGCTCAGCGTTTCCGATCAAGCTCTCTGCTTTCTCGCAGGTGCAAATTCTATCTTCTCTAGTGAGAAACTACTCACTACTGCAAATCCAGACTGGCAAGATGATGCGGAGATGTTCCAGAAATTAGGTGTTAAACCGAAGGAATTCGCATAATAAGAAAGGCTCCCTTTGGGAGCCTTTCTTATTATGCGAATTCAGGTCGCCCTTGCGACATGAAATGCTTTTGTGAACTCATTTCAGGCTCTCCATCCTTAGGAACTCTCTGAATGTAGGTTCCATCTGCTTTAAGATCCCAAGCTTGGCGGTTATCAGCTAGGATAATTTCGAGAATCTGCTTAAGTTCTTTGATCAGAGAGCCTTCCTCAACAGGGGTAATCACCTCAACTCTTGCATCAAGGTTTCGGGGCATCCAGTCAGCACTACCAATATATACCTGCTCTTCGCCGCCATTACTAAAGTAAAAGATGCGTGAATGTTCTAGAAAGCGCCCGATCACGCTGATAACCCTGATGCGATCGCTTAATCCCTTGACCTTGGGACGGATACAGCAAATACCACGAATGATCAGATCGATATTTACACCGACTTGCGAAGCCTCATATAGAGCCGAGATAATCTCAGGATCAACTAATGAATTCATTTTGGCAATGATGTAGGAAGGATACCCCTGCTTTTGATGTTCGATTTCGCGATGGATCAGTTTCAGGAACTTCTCGCGCATGTTCACAGGCGCAACTAGAAGCTTGCGATAATCACGCTGACGCGAATAGCCAGTCAGGTAGTTAAACAAATCAGTCAAATCCGCGCCCAAATTATCATTACAGCTAAAAATACCAAGATCGCTATAAAATCTAGCTGTTTTTGGGTTGTAATTGCCAGTACCAATGTGAACATAACGAACTAAGCGATCGCCTTCTTGCCTTACCACTAGAGCCGTCTTAGTATGGGTTTTGAGATTCTTAAACCCATAGACCACATGCACTCCCGCATTTTCGAGCTTCTTCGCCCAGAGAATGTTATTCGCCTCGTCAAATCGAGCTTTTAGCTCCACTAATACCGCTACCTGCTTGCCATTCTCCGCCGCCCGAATCAAAGCATGGACAATTGGTGAATCTCCAGATGTGCGATATAGAGTTTGCTTAATTGCGAGTACATCATCATCATTTGCTGCATCTTCGATAAATCGCTGCACTGTTGTTGTGAACGACTGATAAGGATGATGGACTAAAAAATCACCTTCGCTGATGATGTCAAAAATGTTCTTGCCGTCTTCATCCCCTTGCTTCAATCGAGGATGAGTTACAGACTTCCAAGGCTTATCCTGATGCTCAGGCATTGGCAAAAAAGCGATCGCCATTAGCCCTCCTAAACCAATTAGCCCAGGGATATCATAAACATCTGCCTCGGTAATCCCTAATTGCTCAATCAACTCTTTACGAATTTCTGGCGGGATATCACTAGCGATTTCCATTCGCACGACTGAACCAAATTTCTGCTTGCGTAACTCTTCTTGCAGAGCCGAAATCAAGTCGTCTGCTTCTTCTTCTTCGATGTCAAGCTGAGCATCACGAGTAATCCGAAATGGATAATAACTTAGAATCTCCATTCCTGGAAATAATGCCTCAAGATTATGGGCAATCACTTGTTCCAAAGGTACAAAGGTATGCTCATCGGTCTCAGGGATTTTGACAAAGCGTGGCAATACATTTGGAACTTTGACCCGCGCAAAGTTTTTTTCCTTAGTGTCGCGATCGCGCACGATCACCACCAAATTGAGGCTGAGATTAGAAATGTAAGGGAATGGATGTGCAGGATCGACGGCTAATGGCGTAAGAACGGGAAATAGCTTATCTTGAAAATAGGTTTTGAGATATCGCTGATGTTTCTTATCGATATCCTTATAGTCTAAGAGCTTCACTCCGTGGTTATGTAATTCTGGACGTAGGATATTCTCAAAAAATTCATGCTGCATCGTGACCAATGGTACAAGAGCCTCACGAATTGCTTGTAACTGCTTTTCTGGATTAAGTCCATCATCGGAGATAATATCCAATTGCTCTGCAAATTTTTTCTTTACCCTAGCCACTCTAACCATAAAAAACTCATCAAGGTTAGTGCTAAAAATTGCAAAGAATTTAGCTCTTTCTAGTAATGATGTGCGCGAGTCAATCCCTTCGCTTAAAACTCTTTTATTAAAAGCAATCCAGCTTAGTTCACGATTAAAGAAATACATGGCACGATCAACTGACTTTTCATCTTGCTCGTCAATTTCTTCTGGGATAGATTCTGAGATTCCTATCGACTCAGTAATCGTTTCAATCATGTCAACTTCTAGATCTTTTTTGGCTAAATCTCTTTTTATTCTGGTCATAGGAGCAAAGATATCGGCTGTTGTAAAATCACTTGACTACTAGATTACCGAAGTATAGGTCATTACTATGTGAGCTTAAACACTTCTAAATAAAAAAAGAGCGGCACATAGTACCGCCCTTTTTTTCAAAACTTAGCCCAAAAGTGCTTCGATATCTTTACGTAGTGCTGCATCTTCAGGTGCAACGCTGGAAGGATAGTATTTCACGACTTTACCTTCTTTATCGACTAGAAACTTGTTAAAGTTCCACTGCACTTGGCTACCTGTGGTTTCAGTAAGATACTTATAGGTGTCAGCGATACCACTGCCACTTACCTTCACCTTGCTGAACATGTCAAAGGTGACATCGTAGGTGAGAGAGCAGAAGCTTTTGATTTCTGCTTCAGTCCCTGGCTCTTGTGCGCCGAAGTCATTACTAGGAAACCCGAGAATTTCAAAGCCTTTGTCTTTGTATTCACGATAAAGAGATTCTAGTCCCTTGTATTGTTTAGTGTAGCCACATTTAGAGGCAACGTTGACAACCAAGGCAACTTTGCCTTTGTACTGAGCGAGATCGACTGGTTGACCATCGATGTTAGTAATCTTGAAATCGTAAAGTGTGGACATATTTTCGTTTTTAGGGTTATTTGAGGATTATTTGCATCATCAGCAATTTTAGGATTTTCGGCACTACAGGTGTTGCAAATCCTAAAATTGCTGCATAGTTAAAAACTTAACTTAGCTTTTTATCGCGATCGCATGGCAAGTGTAATTATCCTGATTGGTGTACCCGCGAGCGGCAAATCTAGCCTCGCTGAGAAGATGTTGCGTGCTTCTAATCAGACTTCTCATCAGAATAGTAGCAGCCTCACCCATGGGCAAACCCAATTAATCAGCCCAGATCGCATTCGAGCATCACTCTATGGATCAGCCGCCAAACAGGGTGATTGGTCAGAAATTTGGCAACATGTACAGCAAGAATTTGCCAACGCCGCCAAATCGCAACAATCTGTAATATATGATGCCACAAACTATAAGCGCGAATATCGTAAAAATATTATTGACCTTGCCAAAGAGCATGGATTTAAGCCAATTACAGGAATTTGGCTAGATGTACCGCTCTGGATTTGTTTGTCACGAAATGATATGCGCGATCGCGTTGTCCCTGAAGATGTCGTAGTAGAAATGTATCGAACACTAGCCTATAGCCCACCTACCCTCAGCGAAGGATTCGATCGCATTTTGCTTCGCGATCAAAAGCTAGACAACGAGTGGATCGACTGAGCGAATAAAAGTTGGGCTTTGGGCAATGGCTCACTAAATTAGTGATATTAAGTTGCAATCTATAGCAATGATTGAGTTATACCAATTCATACAGCAATTTGCTTTCAAACCCGCCACAAATAAGAATATAAAACCCATTGCGGGGCTTCGCCCTGCGACCCTTCTTGTAGTGGGTTTGCTCGAATACTGCTGTAAAAGATTGCCGACACTTTTGTGAATTAAAAACTAAATCCAGTAAGGGTTTTAAAAACACAAAATGGCTTAGCCATTTTGTGTTTTGGTATTAGCGAGGGCAATCCTGAATCCAAAAGAGTAATGGCGGCGCGAAGCGCCGCCATTACTCTTTTGGATTTTGATTTGAGTAGCTCTATTTCGTGATTTCTTGTGGAGATAGAGGATCTTGGTGTTCAACATTCACTGAATTTAGTTCTTCTTGTATGGGCATGAAATGATATTTACCAGAACCAATATGCTGGGCTCTATAGATACCAGCATGACCTGAAGCAAGGTAGCTCATAGTACAGGCGATCGCGATAAATACTCCAGATTCCATACCAAAAAGTTCAATTCCCATTAACGTCGCTGCGATCGGAGTATTGGCAGCGCTACCAAAGACTGCCACAAACCCCATACTGGCTAATAAGGGTGCGGATAATGGCAAGATTAATGACAAAGCATTCCCCAAAGTCGCACCAATAAAAAATAGAGGAGTTACTTCACCACCTTTAAAACCTGCTCCCAATGTCAATGCCGTTAAACCAATTTTGGCTGCAAAATCCCAAGGTGTTAGCTGCATCTCAAAGGCATTCACGATTGTTGGAATCCCCAGCCCAATATATTTAGTCGAACCTATTGCCCAAACAATCAAAGCAACAATGACACCACCGATCGCAGGACGTAAAGGAGGATAAGATATTTTGGATTTAAATAGGTGACTAATTTTATGAGTTGTTTTCGCAAAAATCATCGCTGCGAGTCCGAAGGCTATACCCGCCAAAATTGCGTAAATTATCTCCATTAAATTTATAGCAGGAATCAACGAATCATGACGATATGCGGTATGGTGCAATCCTAAACTTAATGTAATGCGATCTCCGACGATGGCTGCAATTAGGCAAGGAAATAGAGCGTTATGATTAATCTTCCCAATTGCTAAAACCTCTAAGCCAAAGATTGTCCCTGCTAGTGGAGTCCCAAATACCGAAGAAAATCCAGCGCTAAGACCTGCCATTAATAAAATTTGGCGATCGCGTGGTTGGAATTTAAATATTTTTGTCAATTGATCAGCAAGGGAAGCTGAAATTTGTAGAGCTGTGCCCTCTCTACCTGCCGAGCCCCCAAATAGATGGGCTAGAGTAGTTCCTAATAACACCAAAGTAGCCATTCTCAAAGGAATAATATTCTTGGGATTGTGAATCTCTTCCAATAAAAGATTATTGCCACCTTCCACTGTTTTTCCATAGTTATGATAAAGCCAACCGCTCAGGAATCCTCCAAAAGGAAGTAAGGCTATTATCCATAAATTTGATTCTCTAAAATCAGTTGCCCATTCTAAAGAAGCAAGTAAGGCAGCAGAACCTATCCCTGAGAGAATTCCCACAGAGCAAGCAATAAGAAACCATGTGCTAAGTTGAGAAAAGACAATAAACTGTTTAAGCTTAAGAATGAGTTTCATAATGTCACGTTGAAGCTAAATCAATAAACGTGACTTGTAAAGGAAAGATCGATTAGGCATTTATATACTCCCACTCTCCCACTACAAGTCGGAATAAGTAGGAGCCATCAGCCTTTAAACGTTATAAAAATCTACAACGCAAAGCGGTTTTGGCAAGCTCCATTGCCATCCCTACTTTTATACCATGCTCTCACCAAAGTTTATAGGGTTTTGCAAATGACTGTACAAGTATAGCTACAGTCACTTGTCTTAGGAAAAATCAAAACCCAAGAATTGATGGCGGCACTCTGCGCCGCCATCAATTCTTGGGTTTTATGTCCTAGTAAACTTGGCGACAGCTATGCTTACTCATTTACAAAACAGAAACAATCATGTTAGGTATGGCAGGATTTTATCCTTGAGGTTACCTGCTAGAATTGCAGCAGTTTTCGATCAAATTAAATACAGCAAATCCCTAAAAGTGTTGCTTTGCAACACTTTTAGGGATTTGTTGGTTCAGGTTTGAGCGCAAAGTGTTGTAATTCTCAATTCGCGATCGCTAATGAAAAAAAAAGATGGGTGGTTTCATATTGCACTGCGGTGGAAAGGCTCAGTATTACCTGAAGTATTGCCGCGATCGCTAATGTGTGGATTGTTTGGCATTTTTATTTACATTCTTTATCTCTATCAGGTTAAAGTTTCCTTACCAGTTCTAGGTGTTATTATTCCCAATATCGTGTTAGGTTTGCTACTCGTATTCCGAACCAACACTGCCTATGAACGCTTTTGGGAAGGTCGCAAAGCATGGGGGATTCTAGTCAACACATCACGGAATTTATCTCGTCAAATCATAGTAGCAATTGTAGAAAAAGAACCAAGCGATCGCCTAGCCAAAATTGCTGCTGTCAAGCTATTGCCAGCCTTTGCGATCGCTCTAAAATTGCATTTGCGAGCAGAGCCAATCAATGCTGAACTCGAAGCGAATCTTTCAGTAAAACAATTTGAGCATCTCAAAACGATGCATCACCCACCTCTTGAAATAGCATTTTGGATTAGCAGCTATCTCCAAGATCAGTCCATCCAAGAAAAGCTTGATCGCTATCAACTAAACGACATGATTCAACTTTTGCACCAAATGGTGGACGTTATAGGCATTTGTGAACGTATTCTCAGAACTCCAATCCCTCTCGCTTATTCCATTCATCTGAAGCAATTATTAATGATTTATTCATTGTCACTTCCTTTTCAAATGGTTGATCAACTGCAATGGATGACAGGGCCAATTGTGGCGCTAATTAGCTTTACTCTATTAGGTATCGAAGAAATTGGTATTCAAATAGAAGATCCCTTTGGGCATGATGCCAATGATTTACCTTTAGATAATATCTGTAATACTATGATGCGAAATATTGAAGATTTATTGATGGTGAGCTGCAACAAATTCGATCCATAGTTTTGAATAAATAGCAATACTCTAATAGAATGAATTTATAGAGATCTGTCTTTAGTTAAACCTCAGATATATTGACTCCTCTATGTTGTAGTAATTTAAGCGATCGCAATAAAAGTAAAGAAATTTAGTGCAATTTGTGTGACTTAAATCATATATAGTTATTATTCTTAACATAAATAAATATTATCAATTTTAATCCTAATAATGCAAGCAATAAATACTGAGTGGACAACAACAGAGGAAGAAGTAGCTAAAAAAGCTTTTGATATTGCCTATAAGCGAGAGATAGGTGCTCTAATTGACTCGGTACGTTATCGAGCGAGCTCTTTAGCTGAGATCGAAGATATGTGGCGTTTGCACGATTTTTTGAGCGTTAAACGTCATGAAGTCGATGGTCGATACGACTATCGATTACCCACTTTGGTTTTTGTATTTGCGGGGTTGGTTAAAGATGGTTGGCTTAGCCTCAATGAACTTGAGGGCTTAAATGCTGATAAAATTGCCAAAATTGCGGCACTTACTTGTATGTAACAGCTTATATAAAGATAGATTATGCAAAGTATTACTCTTCTTTATATGGGTTTTATAAGCGTGAATTAGAGTCTACCTTTTAGAAGATTAACAACTATATCCACCGACATAATTATTAGAACAAATAATAAACCCCAAAAAATAAGTTAGCAATAAATGCTGACTTGTTTTTTGGGGTTTATTGTCTGAATCACTATGTTGAAATCTATACTGCAAGTAGCAATCACTACTGCTAACTCGAAAAGCTGTGATCACAAACAGCTAATTTAACCAAACCATAAACAGGTCAAATTAGATTCAATATCTATCCTTAGAGGTTTTGTAATTGTAAACACAATATGAGTACATATACTGAGGTGATTAAATAATCAAAGAATTTCTTAATTCTTATTGTTTATATAGCTTCTAATAAATCATCACTAATAGATATATTATTTCTAAAAATCGTAATATTTTTCTTAGTTATTTATTGGATTTAAGCTCACTATCTTAAAAATCTGTTCTCTCAAATGTCGGATTTGTCTTTCCTTCATGTAGAGGTACGACATCAAACTATTCAGTTGCACTCTCAACCCAATCCTATGACTTACACCATTAACTCAGCCAGAAGTATTTTCCCTAACACCTTAGCTGCTGACGTAGTGCCTGCAACTACTGCAAGATTTAATCAACTTAGCCCTGAAGACCAACTGGCTTGGATTTGGTTTACTTACCTTGAGATGGGTAAAACTGTGACAATCGCAGCGCCTGGAGCTGCAAGTATGCAGTTGGCTGAGTTGACTTTAAATGAAATCAAGAAAATGAGCTTTCAACAGCAAACTCAGGTCATGTGTGATTTAGCTAATCGTGCTGATACTCCAATTTGCCGTACCTATGCTATTTGGTCACAAAACATCAAACTAGGTTTTTGGTATCAACTTGGTGAGTGGATGGAAAAAGGAATTGTTGCTCCGATTCCTGAAGGTTATAAACTGTCAGCGAACGCTTCGGCTGTGTTAGAAACTCTGAAAGGTTTAGAGCCAGGACAACAAATTACGATTCTCCGTAATTCAGTTGTAGATATGGGCTATGACCCCAACAAATTGGGCGATTATACTCGTGTCGCTGAGCCTGTTTTAGCTCCACAAGAGGTGTCTAAGCGCACTCAAGTTAGCATCGAAGGTGTAGACAATCCTACTGTCTTGTCTTACATGAACAACTTGAATGCCAACGATTTTGATGCTCTAATTGCTCTATTTCTCCCAGACGGTGCTTTACAACCTCCTTTCCAAAGACCAATTGTTGGGAAAGATGCCGTGCTGAGATTTTTTAAAGAAGAATGTCAAAATCTGGTGCTCGTTCCAGAAAAAGGTGTTTCTGAACCAGCAGATGGTGGATATACCCAAATCAAGATTACGGGTAAAGTGCAAACTCCTTGGTTCGGCTCTGGTGTTGGCATGAATATCGCTTGGCGCTTTCTGCTCGATCCTAATAACAAGATTTTCTTTGTGGCGATCGACTTACTTGCATCTCCTAAAGAGTTGCTGAACTTCGCTCGTTAGTTTAGTTATAGCGATTTACGCTTTTGAAATCGGCGGCGCGATCGCACCGCCGATTTTATTTTTATCGTTTTAACTATTGCCTTTTGAGAATATGCAAATGTTTACCTCTCCACAAAAGGTATATCAAGGAGAAGATTGGATTGGATTATTAATAGCTGTAATTATTATTAGTCTATGGTTTCTCAGCCTATTTGAGCTTCTCGCTATTCAAATATCAGATACTTCTTGGTTCTGGTTAATTTTCTCTGTTTTGGGACGTACTTATCTCCATACGGGCTTATTTATCCTTGCCCATGATTCAATGCATGGTAATTTAATTCCAAATAACAGAATTCTCAATCACCTAATAGGACGAGTTGCAGTTACAGTTTATGGATTCCTGCCCTACGACCATTGCTGTACCAATCATTTTAATCATCATCGCTATCCATCTCAAAGTGGCGATCCTGATTTTTACGGTAGTGCTCCTAATCCAATATTTTGGTATTTCAAGTTCATTCGTGAATATTTTCCAATGCGATCGCTAATCATTTTCTTGGTGAATATGATAATAATTGCTTGGGGATTAACAACCATTTTCCATGTTGCATTCACAAATTTAATATTTTTTGTCCTTGTTCCACTTGTCTTGAGCTCTTTACAGTTGTTCTTTTTTGGTACTTATCTACCACATCACCAACTGTACGAAAATCCCTATTTCTCTCCACGCTTGCAAAGTAGTTACTACTCTAATCTATGGTCATTTTTTAGCTGTTACCATTTTGGTCATTACCATTGGGAGCATCATGAATATCCAAAAACTCCTTGGTATAAGCTTTATAAAATTAATGCCAAATAGAGAGGTCGCTTGGCGATCTCTCTATTTGGCATTAATTCCCGAGCAAACGAACCAATAAATTTCTTAAAAGCTCTGCAAAGCAGAACTTTTAAGAAATTTATTGGTTCGGGTTTGGGAGCGTTGCACTGTAAACAAAAAAGCATCGTGTCGCGATGCTTTTTTGTTTGATTATGATGTTTGAGCTTTGAGCCATGCCCAAGGCAAAGCAAGTAACTTGTTTGAACGAGGCACGAAGGCTCGACGCATAAATACTTCGTAATTATTATGTTCGATCGCCTTTAAAATATTTCGGTACAAAATTAGCGAAGACCAAACTGGCCATCTGGCATCCTTGCATAAAGCGGAAATACCATCTTCAGCATGTTGGTAAAACTCACGCGCTCTTTGAATTTGGAAACGCATTAGCTCAGTCCAGCGCTCATCAACCGTACCGCTTAATAAATCTTTTTCGGTATAGTCAAAATAATGCAGATCCTCAAGAGGTAGATAAATGCGTCCACGCTGAGCATCTTCGCCAATATCTCGCAAAATATTAGTTAGCTGCATTGCTATACCCAAAGCGATCGCCGCTTCGGTTGCCGTAGCAATTACCGATGGATCTTTAGTCTCAAAGCCCATGATTGCTGCTGACATTAAACCGACAGTGCCTGCGACGCGATAGCAGTATAAATGCAGATCG
This window of the Pseudanabaena sp. BC1403 genome carries:
- a CDS encoding glutathione peroxidase, with protein sequence MSTLYDFKITNIDGQPVDLAQYKGKVALVVNVASKCGYTKQYKGLESLYREYKDKGFEILGFPSNDFGAQEPGTEAEIKSFCSLTYDVTFDMFSKVKVSGSGIADTYKYLTETTGSQVQWNFNKFLVDKEGKVVKYYPSSVAPEDAALRKDIEALLG
- a CDS encoding glycosyltransferase family 1 protein; its protein translation is MRIAIFTETFLPKIDGIVTRLKYTVEYLVKLGNQVLVFSPDGGLKEYCGAKIYGVSAFDFPLYPELKVALPRPSIGYALEEFKPDIIHIVNPAILGMAGLYYAKSMNYPLMASYHTHLPQYLQHYGLGFLEGVMWELVKNTHNQAALNLCTSTVMIDELRSHGVERLDLWQRGVDTVQFHPRFKSAEMRSRLTQGHPEEVLFLYVGRLSAEKEIQQILPVLEAIPNSRLALVGNGPYRQELEKIFADTKTNFVGYLRGDDLAAAFASSDAFLFPSRTETLGLVLLEAMAAGCPVVAANSGGIPDIVTNGINGYLFEPNDSNGLTLATQNLLQNRNEYMCIEARLEAEKWGWDAATRQLQNYYEQTIEACKPVLSV
- the ppk1 gene encoding polyphosphate kinase 1, with amino-acid sequence MIETITESIGISESIPEEIDEQDEKSVDRAMYFFNRELSWIAFNKRVLSEGIDSRTSLLERAKFFAIFSTNLDEFFMVRVARVKKKFAEQLDIISDDGLNPEKQLQAIREALVPLVTMQHEFFENILRPELHNHGVKLLDYKDIDKKHQRYLKTYFQDKLFPVLTPLAVDPAHPFPYISNLSLNLVVIVRDRDTKEKNFARVKVPNVLPRFVKIPETDEHTFVPLEQVIAHNLEALFPGMEILSYYPFRITRDAQLDIEEEEADDLISALQEELRKQKFGSVVRMEIASDIPPEIRKELIEQLGITEADVYDIPGLIGLGGLMAIAFLPMPEHQDKPWKSVTHPRLKQGDEDGKNIFDIISEGDFLVHHPYQSFTTTVQRFIEDAANDDDVLAIKQTLYRTSGDSPIVHALIRAAENGKQVAVLVELKARFDEANNILWAKKLENAGVHVVYGFKNLKTHTKTALVVRQEGDRLVRYVHIGTGNYNPKTARFYSDLGIFSCNDNLGADLTDLFNYLTGYSRQRDYRKLLVAPVNMREKFLKLIHREIEHQKQGYPSYIIAKMNSLVDPEIISALYEASQVGVNIDLIIRGICCIRPKVKGLSDRIRVISVIGRFLEHSRIFYFSNGGEEQVYIGSADWMPRNLDARVEVITPVEEGSLIKELKQILEIILADNRQAWDLKADGTYIQRVPKDGEPEMSSQKHFMSQGRPEFA
- the bioB gene encoding biotin synthase BioB, which encodes MISLESVTEIYNKPLLSLVFEAQSVHRQYHQTDAVQMCTLSNIKSGRCPEDCKYCPQSARYPTGVEAYPLLPLDEVISQAKEAKQHGATRFCMGAAWRNAPDGEEFERVLQMVEAVAGMEMEACVTMGMLRPDQAQRLAKAGLTAYNHNLDTSESFYPEIITTRTYRDRLETIQHVSEAGIQVCCGGIVGMGETDSDRIDLLHTLANLNPQPESVPINALSPVAGTPFGDLDAIDPLVLVRMVATARILMPKAVVRLSAGRDRLSVSDQALCFLAGANSIFSSEKLLTTANPDWQDDAEMFQKLGVKPKEFA
- a CDS encoding voltage-gated chloride channel family protein, whose product is MKLILKLKQFIVFSQLSTWFLIACSVGILSGIGSAALLASLEWATDFRESNLWIIALLPFGGFLSGWLYHNYGKTVEGGNNLLLEEIHNPKNIIPLRMATLVLLGTTLAHLFGGSAGREGTALQISASLADQLTKIFKFQPRDRQILLMAGLSAGFSSVFGTPLAGTIFGLEVLAIGKINHNALFPCLIAAIVGDRITLSLGLHHTAYRHDSLIPAINLMEIIYAILAGIAFGLAAMIFAKTTHKISHLFKSKISYPPLRPAIGGVIVALIVWAIGSTKYIGLGIPTIVNAFEMQLTPWDFAAKIGLTALTLGAGFKGGEVTPLFFIGATLGNALSLILPLSAPLLASMGFVAVFGSAANTPIAATLMGIELFGMESGVFIAIACTMSYLASGHAGIYRAQHIGSGKYHFMPIQEELNSVNVEHQDPLSPQEITK
- a CDS encoding AAA family ATPase, with the translated sequence MASVIILIGVPASGKSSLAEKMLRASNQTSHQNSSSLTHGQTQLISPDRIRASLYGSAAKQGDWSEIWQHVQQEFANAAKSQQSVIYDATNYKREYRKNIIDLAKEHGFKPITGIWLDVPLWICLSRNDMRDRVVPEDVVVEMYRTLAYSPPTLSEGFDRILLRDQKLDNEWID
- a CDS encoding orange carotenoid-binding protein, whose translation is MTYTINSARSIFPNTLAADVVPATTARFNQLSPEDQLAWIWFTYLEMGKTVTIAAPGAASMQLAELTLNEIKKMSFQQQTQVMCDLANRADTPICRTYAIWSQNIKLGFWYQLGEWMEKGIVAPIPEGYKLSANASAVLETLKGLEPGQQITILRNSVVDMGYDPNKLGDYTRVAEPVLAPQEVSKRTQVSIEGVDNPTVLSYMNNLNANDFDALIALFLPDGALQPPFQRPIVGKDAVLRFFKEECQNLVLVPEKGVSEPADGGYTQIKITGKVQTPWFGSGVGMNIAWRFLLDPNNKIFFVAIDLLASPKELLNFAR
- a CDS encoding bestrophin family protein — protein: MKKKDGWFHIALRWKGSVLPEVLPRSLMCGLFGIFIYILYLYQVKVSLPVLGVIIPNIVLGLLLVFRTNTAYERFWEGRKAWGILVNTSRNLSRQIIVAIVEKEPSDRLAKIAAVKLLPAFAIALKLHLRAEPINAELEANLSVKQFEHLKTMHHPPLEIAFWISSYLQDQSIQEKLDRYQLNDMIQLLHQMVDVIGICERILRTPIPLAYSIHLKQLLMIYSLSLPFQMVDQLQWMTGPIVALISFTLLGIEEIGIQIEDPFGHDANDLPLDNICNTMMRNIEDLLMVSCNKFDP